One Halarcobacter ebronensis genomic window carries:
- a CDS encoding DUF2325 domain-containing protein yields MSVLIIGGDKIDTIKGILDQFGDFSVTHWDTRKKSSACRKEIPQNTDYILMLTDFLNHNAMYKYRKEAKKKNIPLICTKRSASSIHCEVCKFLKMNNCEE; encoded by the coding sequence ATGTCAGTACTTATAATTGGAGGAGATAAAATCGATACTATAAAGGGTATCTTAGATCAATTTGGAGATTTTTCAGTAACCCATTGGGACACAAGAAAAAAATCAAGTGCTTGTAGAAAAGAGATACCTCAAAATACAGATTATATTTTGATGCTAACAGATTTTTTAAATCACAATGCAATGTACAAATATAGAAAAGAGGCAAAAAAGAAAAATATACCTCTAATTTGTACAAAAAGAAGTGCAAGTTCAATTCACTGTGAAGTTTGCAAATTTTTAAAAATGAATAATTGCGAGGAGTAA
- a CDS encoding mechanosensitive ion channel family protein: MYSTILRTLFFIALLLASTLNAQMSLLQSNTTEEQTKEKKSVDDRLKEQFDVAQKVIDNINSEVYLLKEFNNKDYNTRINYLENRININQRENNDIAVKRDEIELIYLNEQKKYDETLKELIDAKHTFKDKKYFLNVIEKNLNFLEKSDINKYKPYFDQEKNNVNPVSIDLVENYKKLVEQTNQQIFILTYLKDNINKFRKSNFFIDNFNVQYLITLIDNTSFISSISKFTSYHFNFSIGDIVVVLLILLFFKLFITKFIDIFIAILNKIFIKPKKSKYADSDEEEQEVQEYIENSIEKPLIIGLYTLSIHLSLHILVKDAELLNKVIPWINTFYMGLFTWAIYSLISNSITNFAQHLVEKYPNVRREMIVFLLRITKILLVFFVILFLFTQLGIDIKAIAASLGVGGIAIALAAKDTLANFFGSLNIMSDNSFSQGDWIIANDVEGTVVDIRMRTTRIRTFDNAMITVPNSELANTHIKNFSKRRIGRRIKMTLNITYESSMNDIYNLKNDILDMLQNHTGIASERTIKESRSRKFEAIKREDLHGVKRNLMVYIDEYGGSSINILIYCFARTTDWEEWLGVKEDVIMKINQLVKKNNCDFAYPTQTLFVKN; the protein is encoded by the coding sequence ATGTATTCAACTATTCTAAGAACCCTCTTTTTTATTGCCCTACTTTTGGCATCAACTTTAAATGCTCAAATGTCACTTTTACAATCAAATACTACTGAAGAGCAAACAAAAGAGAAAAAAAGTGTTGATGATAGGCTAAAAGAGCAGTTTGATGTTGCTCAAAAAGTGATTGATAATATTAATAGTGAAGTCTATCTTCTAAAAGAGTTTAATAATAAAGATTACAATACAAGAATAAACTATTTAGAAAATAGAATAAATATAAACCAAAGAGAAAACAATGATATAGCAGTAAAAAGAGATGAGATTGAACTTATATATTTAAATGAACAAAAAAAGTATGATGAGACTCTAAAAGAGCTTATTGATGCAAAACACACCTTTAAAGATAAAAAATATTTTTTAAATGTAATTGAAAAGAATTTAAACTTTCTAGAGAAGAGTGATATAAATAAATATAAACCTTATTTTGACCAAGAGAAGAATAATGTAAATCCTGTATCAATTGATTTAGTTGAAAACTACAAAAAACTTGTAGAACAGACAAATCAACAGATTTTTATCTTAACTTATTTAAAAGACAATATAAACAAATTTAGAAAATCAAACTTTTTTATTGACAATTTTAATGTTCAATACCTTATTACTTTGATTGATAATACCTCTTTTATCTCTTCTATCTCTAAATTTACATCTTACCACTTTAACTTTTCAATAGGTGATATTGTTGTTGTATTGTTAATCTTGCTTTTTTTCAAACTTTTTATTACAAAATTTATAGATATATTTATTGCCATATTAAATAAAATTTTTATAAAACCTAAAAAAAGCAAATATGCTGATAGTGATGAAGAGGAACAAGAGGTTCAAGAATATATTGAAAACTCTATTGAAAAGCCATTAATTATAGGTCTTTATACTTTATCTATTCATCTGTCTTTACATATTTTAGTAAAAGATGCAGAGCTTTTAAATAAAGTCATTCCTTGGATAAATACTTTTTATATGGGACTATTTACTTGGGCAATCTACTCTTTAATCTCAAATAGTATTACAAATTTTGCACAGCATTTAGTTGAAAAGTATCCAAATGTAAGAAGAGAGATGATTGTTTTTCTACTAAGGATCACAAAAATACTACTTGTCTTTTTTGTAATACTTTTTCTCTTTACCCAATTGGGCATTGATATAAAAGCAATAGCAGCTTCACTTGGGGTTGGGGGTATCGCTATCGCTCTTGCTGCAAAAGATACTTTAGCAAACTTCTTTGGCTCTTTAAATATTATGAGCGATAACTCATTTTCCCAAGGAGATTGGATAATTGCAAACGATGTTGAAGGAACAGTTGTTGATATTAGAATGAGAACAACAAGAATAAGAACTTTTGATAATGCAATGATTACAGTACCAAATTCAGAACTTGCAAATACACATATTAAAAACTTCTCAAAAAGAAGAATTGGTAGAAGAATTAAGATGACACTAAATATTACCTATGAGAGTTCTATGAATGATATCTACAATCTAAAAAATGATATTTTAGATATGTTACAAAACCATACTGGAATTGCCAGTGAAAGAACAATAAAAGAGAGTAGAAGCAGAAAATTTGAAGCCATAAAAAGAGAAGATTTACATGGAGTAAAAAGAAATCTTATGGTTTATATTGATGAATACGGTGGAAGTTCAATCAATATTTTAATATATTGTTTTGCCAGAACAACAGATTGGGAAGAGTGGCTTGGCGTAAAAGAAGATGTTATTATGAAAATAAATCAACTTGTGAAGAAAAACAATTGTGATTTTGCATATCCTACACAAACACTATTTGTAAAAAACTAA